One Staphylococcus ratti DNA segment encodes these proteins:
- a CDS encoding DUF1444 domain-containing protein: MNVFKMRDLLKSRLTHLKVHYQFNRDKESLRIYRTDNQKGVTVKLSPIVAKFNKGQVHIVDEIVYYVEETIHQMKDEAHKTLNEKRIMPVIRATSFPTETKEGRAFVTESHTAETRIYYALDLGKSYRLIDSELLNELKLSKQQVKEMALFNIRKLNNAYKVDEVKGNQFYFINTNDGYDASRILNTSLLNDFENKIEGEMLVAIPHQDVLIIADIRNKTGYDVMAHMTMEFFTNGLVPITSLSLGYEKGHFEPVFILGENNKQKTNPSPNVVQHLGARKDQNKRK; the protein is encoded by the coding sequence ATGAATGTCTTTAAAATGAGAGATTTATTAAAATCACGATTAACCCATTTAAAAGTTCACTATCAATTTAATCGTGATAAAGAATCGTTAAGAATTTATCGAACAGATAATCAAAAAGGAGTTACGGTAAAACTATCTCCAATAGTAGCTAAATTTAATAAAGGGCAAGTACATATTGTTGACGAGATTGTGTATTATGTTGAAGAAACCATTCATCAAATGAAAGACGAAGCCCATAAAACATTGAATGAAAAGCGGATTATGCCAGTCATACGTGCGACGAGCTTTCCAACCGAAACAAAAGAAGGCCGTGCGTTTGTTACTGAGTCTCATACTGCAGAAACCAGAATATATTACGCATTAGATTTAGGGAAATCTTATCGATTAATTGATTCCGAGCTATTAAATGAATTAAAGTTATCCAAACAACAAGTTAAGGAAATGGCGTTATTTAATATACGCAAATTAAACAATGCATACAAAGTTGATGAAGTAAAAGGGAATCAATTCTATTTTATAAATACGAATGATGGCTATGATGCGAGTCGCATTTTAAATACATCTTTATTAAATGATTTTGAAAATAAAATAGAGGGCGAAATGCTCGTGGCGATTCCACATCAAGATGTATTAATTATTGCTGATATTAGAAATAAAACAGGATATGATGTTATGGCACATATGACGATGGAATTTTTTACAAATGGTTTAGTGCCTATTACATCGTTGTCTTTAGGCTATGAAAAGGGACATTTTGAACCTGTGTTTATTTTAGGTGAAAATAACAAACAAAAAACAAACCCATCACCTAATGTCGTTCAACATTTAGGTGCAAGAAAAGATCAAAACAAACGCAAATAA
- the ytpR gene encoding YtpR family tRNA-binding protein: MNLFYNPKGVGNVAFLKIDTVEGPFEYEKYGDIVAIKKENQVVGLNIFNADEHLTLEGQGHIKFTEAHANAIQKAIDASALDYQLNADFSPKFVVGYVKSKEKHPDADKLSVCQVDVGTETLQIVCGAPNIEQGQKVVVAKVGAVMPSGMLIKDAALRGVASSGMICSMKELNLPNAPQEKGIMVLDDSYTVGQSFFNA; encoded by the coding sequence ATGAATTTATTTTATAACCCTAAAGGTGTAGGAAATGTTGCCTTTTTAAAAATTGATACTGTTGAAGGCCCATTCGAATATGAAAAATATGGTGATATTGTAGCAATCAAAAAAGAAAACCAAGTCGTTGGGTTGAATATTTTTAATGCAGACGAACATCTTACGTTAGAAGGGCAAGGCCATATTAAGTTTACTGAAGCACATGCTAATGCAATTCAAAAAGCAATTGATGCATCAGCTTTAGATTACCAGCTTAATGCTGACTTTTCTCCGAAGTTTGTAGTTGGATACGTAAAAAGCAAAGAAAAGCATCCAGATGCAGATAAACTCAGTGTGTGTCAAGTAGATGTAGGTACAGAAACTTTGCAAATTGTGTGTGGTGCACCTAATATTGAACAAGGACAAAAGGTAGTTGTAGCTAAAGTTGGCGCAGTAATGCCAAGTGGCATGTTAATTAAAGATGCAGCGTTACGCGGCGTTGCTTCAAGTGGCATGATTTGTTCAATGAAAGAATTAAATTTGCCTAATGCACCTCAAGAAAAAGGGATTATGGTTTTAGATGACAGTTATACAGTAGGACAATCATTTTTTAATGCTTAA
- a CDS encoding DNA translocase FtsK — translation MSWFDKLFGDDNPSDQTSAKNKRSTITEKQNHSLIPQTNDVYQRPRGKFRFPISMGEQLSERTENVEPSNHSHVQKTERTAQQAYSIDRKSRRHRTQRHATTSQTQHEDSSRRSQFHTSNRSDVNRYPNHVSNRSWNNPKAREHQPTSSPSTSRRTSQKQQQTNTYLAHHQEFKASEVPSAIFGTQNRKPIQKSGLNQPPGTRSEASQSKMETATTKKSIPTHSKRDNTVNIENICASQIVDEIRREREKKMLQKKRFKQALQQKREAHQTDANADMQKAIDEMHASQARQLLGEQYAASENDEQQEDAVPNDCVDMNAQESHDSQDSLSIQEMEYEEIDLDQITSSTNKADATSATSTNENVAVNEAIEHVSENVSDSEEALNSAWETNREVEDNSNGTELTEVTQEQPQHSDMGTDGKISKNVNQNDNTSNEDEIDYTDVDQNDNRETHDTKFNVQRETYDDSHSDIQSHQEEPLEETTSTTVDEPQLTPAINERQNQKLNAQADLNNADVKQSNQEEPPLKPEIKPQPKTREPKTPIRKGSKPFNVVMTPSDKKRMLNREKLNKAHVQHSDKNVSVSKNNNNVDRAAQSQLQIEQQKSSEHVESPELVAASTVSTENGEETKKIRRGPILNLPSIDLLDQPEIQERDNAWIEEKKQQLNDAFYYFNVPAEVVNVIEGPSVTRFELSVERGVKVSRITALQDDIKMALAAKDIRIEAPIPGTSLVGIEVPNQHPTKVNLRSILETQAFKHAESKLTVAMGSRINNEPLLMDIAKTPHALIAGATGSGKSVSINSILLSLLYRNHPEELKLLLIDPKMVELAPYNDLPHLVAPVITDVKAATQSLKWAVEEMERRYKRFAQTHVRNITAFNKKVSYDQRMPKIVIVIDELSDLMMMAPQDVEQSIARIAQKARACGIHMLVATQRPSVNVITGLIKANIPTRIAFMVSSSVDSRTILDSGGAERLLGYGDMLYLGGGMNKPIRVQGTFVSDEEIDEVVEYIKSQREPEYLFQEKELLKKTEESPKDELFNEVCEFMIKEGNISTSLIQRHFQIGYNRAARIIDQLEQLGYISGSNGSKPRDVFLTEADLQDS, via the coding sequence ATGAGCTGGTTTGATAAATTATTTGGAGACGACAATCCATCAGACCAAACATCTGCGAAAAACAAACGCTCCACAATCACTGAAAAACAGAATCATAGCCTCATCCCGCAGACGAATGACGTTTATCAAAGACCGAGAGGGAAGTTTAGATTCCCTATATCTATGGGAGAGCAACTTTCAGAAAGAACTGAAAATGTAGAGCCATCTAATCATTCACACGTTCAGAAGACTGAAAGGACAGCTCAACAAGCTTATAGTATAGATCGCAAGTCACGACGTCATCGTACACAAAGGCACGCTACTACCTCACAGACGCAGCATGAGGATAGCTCACGTCGTAGCCAATTCCATACTTCAAATCGTTCGGATGTCAATCGTTATCCGAACCATGTCTCAAATAGAAGTTGGAACAATCCTAAAGCCCGAGAGCATCAACCGACATCGTCGCCATCAACAAGTCGTCGTACTTCTCAAAAACAACAACAAACGAATACGTATTTAGCGCATCACCAAGAATTCAAGGCGAGTGAAGTGCCTTCTGCTATTTTTGGTACACAAAATCGTAAACCAATACAAAAAAGTGGTTTGAATCAACCGCCTGGTACGCGTTCTGAGGCATCACAATCTAAGATGGAAACTGCGACAACTAAGAAAAGCATACCGACACATTCTAAACGAGATAATACGGTAAATATTGAGAATATTTGTGCGTCTCAAATCGTTGATGAGATTCGCAGAGAACGTGAAAAGAAAATGTTGCAAAAGAAACGCTTTAAACAAGCGTTACAACAAAAAAGAGAAGCACACCAAACGGATGCAAATGCCGACATGCAAAAAGCAATTGATGAAATGCACGCATCACAAGCGCGTCAGCTTTTAGGAGAACAATACGCGGCATCTGAAAATGATGAACAGCAAGAGGACGCAGTTCCAAACGATTGTGTGGATATGAATGCACAAGAGTCTCATGATAGTCAAGATAGTCTCTCAATACAAGAGATGGAATATGAAGAGATTGATTTAGATCAGATTACCTCTAGTACGAATAAGGCGGATGCAACATCAGCAACATCGACAAATGAAAATGTAGCTGTCAATGAAGCTATAGAGCATGTGAGTGAAAACGTTAGTGATAGTGAAGAAGCGTTAAATAGTGCTTGGGAAACTAATCGTGAGGTAGAGGATAACTCTAATGGCACTGAATTAACAGAGGTAACTCAAGAACAGCCACAGCATTCTGATATGGGCACTGATGGTAAAATAAGTAAAAATGTTAATCAAAACGATAATACCTCTAATGAAGATGAGATTGATTATACAGATGTTGATCAAAATGATAATAGAGAAACTCATGATACGAAGTTTAATGTGCAGCGCGAAACATACGATGATTCACATTCAGATATTCAATCACACCAAGAGGAACCATTAGAGGAGACGACATCAACAACTGTCGATGAACCTCAACTAACGCCAGCGATCAATGAGCGTCAAAATCAGAAATTAAATGCGCAAGCAGATTTGAATAATGCGGACGTAAAGCAATCAAATCAAGAAGAGCCACCTTTAAAACCAGAAATCAAGCCACAACCCAAAACGCGAGAGCCAAAAACACCAATTCGAAAGGGCAGCAAGCCGTTTAATGTTGTCATGACACCTTCTGATAAAAAGAGAATGTTGAATCGTGAAAAGTTAAATAAAGCGCACGTACAACATTCAGATAAAAATGTTTCAGTATCAAAAAACAATAATAATGTTGACAGGGCAGCTCAATCTCAATTACAAATTGAACAACAGAAGTCATCTGAACATGTTGAAAGTCCGGAATTAGTCGCTGCCTCAACAGTGTCGACAGAAAATGGTGAAGAAACTAAAAAAATTCGCCGTGGTCCTATACTGAATTTACCAAGTATAGACTTACTGGATCAGCCTGAAATACAAGAACGTGACAATGCTTGGATAGAAGAAAAGAAGCAACAGTTAAACGATGCATTTTACTATTTTAACGTGCCTGCAGAAGTTGTGAATGTAATTGAAGGGCCAAGTGTAACGAGATTCGAACTTTCAGTTGAAAGAGGTGTTAAAGTTTCTCGTATCACCGCTTTACAAGATGATATTAAAATGGCTTTGGCCGCAAAAGACATTCGCATAGAAGCGCCAATACCTGGGACGAGTTTAGTAGGTATAGAAGTACCTAATCAACACCCAACGAAAGTGAATTTACGCTCCATTCTTGAGACACAAGCGTTTAAGCATGCGGAGTCAAAGCTTACTGTTGCAATGGGAAGTCGAATTAATAATGAACCTTTATTGATGGATATTGCTAAAACACCACATGCGCTTATTGCAGGGGCTACCGGTTCAGGTAAATCCGTTTCAATTAATAGCATTTTATTATCATTGCTTTATCGCAATCATCCTGAAGAATTGAAATTACTTTTAATTGACCCGAAAATGGTAGAGCTTGCACCTTATAATGATCTTCCACATCTCGTTGCACCTGTTATTACAGATGTAAAAGCAGCAACGCAAAGCTTGAAGTGGGCGGTAGAAGAGATGGAGCGCCGTTACAAACGTTTCGCGCAAACACATGTAAGAAACATTACAGCGTTTAATAAAAAGGTGAGTTACGATCAGCGTATGCCGAAAATAGTCATCGTTATCGATGAGCTTTCCGATTTAATGATGATGGCACCACAAGATGTAGAACAATCTATTGCACGTATTGCTCAAAAAGCGCGTGCGTGTGGTATACACATGCTCGTAGCAACGCAAAGACCTTCTGTTAATGTCATTACAGGATTGATTAAAGCAAACATCCCAACGCGTATCGCATTTATGGTTTCGTCTAGCGTAGATTCTAGAACGATACTAGATAGTGGCGGCGCTGAACGCTTGCTTGGCTATGGAGATATGCTATATCTTGGTGGTGGTATGAATAAGCCGATTCGTGTTCAAGGCACATTTGTTTCAGATGAGGAAATTGATGAAGTAGTAGAATACATTAAATCACAAAGAGAACCTGAATATTTATTCCAAGAGAAAGAGCTCCTGAAGAAAACAGAAGAATCACCTAAAGATGAATTATTCAACGAAGTTTGTGAATTTATGATAAAAGAGGGTAACATTTCAACCTCTCTTATTCAAAGACATTTTCAAATTGGTTATAATCGAGCTGCAAGAATTATCGATCAATTAGAGCAACTCGGCTACATTTCTGGTTCAAATGGTTCAAAACCGCGAGATGTCTTTCTCACTGAAGCAGACTTACAAGACTCATAA